One region of Ahniella affigens genomic DNA includes:
- a CDS encoding YCF48-related protein produces the protein MRNLRNALLVFFAITMITAGGLYWLAPTPKDPERPALWERQVDNAWWAKDQLADISDVVVLNDTLESTSLLISGAEGLSLVRGKKVRRVYAGATISGLAAVGAENAWAVGFDGKIVATRDGGSSWSVQTSGTNAWLNAVAFFDAKRGWAVGRRGTIVATRDGGLSWSVQDSRTTADLAAVSFVDAESGWAVGVQGTILVTRDGGVSWSTQDSETYTALTAVAFADAENGWAVGTGGTILATRDGGSSWSVQSSGTEEDFKGVAFFDASRGWAVGMNGTITATQDGGARWSAQASGTRNPFSSVAFADAKRVWAVASDGTIVATQDGGARWSVQISWAQSHFSSVAFSDAKRGWAVGSNGTIFATQDGGSSWSAQPSVTEAWLNAVAFADAKHGWAAGSNGTILATRDGGSNWLVQATGTDQEINGLAFTNAEHAWAVGREGTIVATRNGGASWSAQDSGTKAWLNGLAFADDQRGWAVGVEGTIVATQDGGSSWLIQDSGIAADLNAVAFVDAERGWAVGSNGTIVATQDGGSSWLVQPSGTQDLLFSVAFADAERGWAVGSIGTILATQDGGSSWSAQPSVTEVWLKAVTFADAKHGWAAGSNGTILATKDGGTSWLDPASGTDSLIYEVAFADAERGWAVGEAGTILATLDGGASWSVQTSGTTAILNGLTFVDAKRGWAVGRNGVIVATQNGGSSWSAQASGTDEWLTDVAFTDRDRGWAVGLAGTILATLDGGASWSVQTSGTTAVLSGLTFVDAKRGWAVGRNGVILATQDGGSSWSDQSSETEEWLTDVTFANTERGWAIGDKGTILVTRDGGASWSLKNSGTDADLIAVAFADAERSWVVGRGGTIVATRDGGASWSVQNSGTDATLTAVAFVDAERGWAVGPYTMIKSTDGGASWSAISPMRSTPPSATYWLLAVSALMLIIAISLSLVPQRDERGGEVASDAAIAKPDQDRLQAQRHAERLAAFFNHAGTNPPLTLAISGPWGSGKSSLMNLLANEMRRDGFRPIWINLWHQQDEAQLYTNLVRAIRRDGVPPWWCSSGFLLRTTLAVRRLGTWAALLALALAILVVSLYPLRLSSGDSWFAPIVDSGKQFWRDFETASDAGKRRRFVVNTDWLDGLSKFHGFDLNAAETLSIDTRLASTEPAEIAATNTPANSDPPSQHEVVQALLRPVWGRQFQQLEDLLAELHKDSPCSARTRPDAGVGKQLSCAEFHQGIDWLTRAQSCWTGTTACPDRYDAYRLEGWQAGVASLSHQGAKLSAGYGLELSSVVGLLVLMLTILPQLRALPGDSRTWLARLRSSFSGMPEGDPGLRHRFAQGLAELARHMQRRPLLIFFDDLDRLDGKRTLEFLECLNFLSTDHRAGYYIVGMDYERVVHTLAPQFVEEVKAKYGSADAEALREAQVRHARRYLQKLIHVVYAMPLASAAKVVEEAAPAVQSAEPGTWRDRVAVVRNLLYRHRGLLRQCFEWAGPLFLATSVAIVWWTNLDRHEYQVRPETLAAEAPAKLQSDATPPSIAPQQTPNMQPEALPSPPVQRSGGFNVPDRSIDALPITRSVWMIAAIPFALFGLALVYWLSTQKLKDPVNLREAYGRWFRLLPIETPRDAKRLANAIRVEAGLSRESLLNPDPTMVQRDIQQTIELVALASLTVLKRRMGELRFRSWGPKIAAAVKESGLTMDTVREQLDAGTREAEIDRVLRYTGLTEKPRQQ, from the coding sequence ATGCGAAACCTTCGGAACGCCCTCTTGGTGTTTTTCGCCATCACCATGATTACAGCGGGTGGGTTGTACTGGCTTGCGCCCACGCCGAAGGATCCCGAGCGACCTGCGCTATGGGAGCGCCAAGTTGACAACGCTTGGTGGGCCAAGGACCAGTTGGCCGATATTTCTGACGTGGTTGTCCTGAACGACACATTGGAAAGTACGAGCCTATTGATCTCCGGCGCAGAAGGACTATCACTTGTCCGCGGAAAAAAGGTTCGGCGCGTGTACGCGGGCGCAACGATTTCTGGACTTGCAGCTGTTGGCGCAGAGAATGCCTGGGCGGTTGGGTTTGACGGCAAGATTGTGGCGACGCGAGATGGCGGGTCGAGTTGGTCGGTTCAGACTTCAGGGACCAACGCGTGGCTCAACGCGGTGGCGTTCTTCGACGCCAAGCGAGGCTGGGCAGTCGGTCGCAGGGGCACGATTGTAGCGACGCGGGATGGTGGATTGAGTTGGTCGGTGCAGGACTCGCGGACAACTGCTGATCTCGCTGCAGTGTCTTTTGTCGATGCCGAAAGTGGCTGGGCGGTTGGAGTTCAAGGCACGATCTTGGTGACGCGGGATGGCGGGGTTAGTTGGTCGACTCAGGACTCGGAGACCTACACGGCGCTCACTGCCGTGGCCTTTGCCGATGCGGAAAATGGCTGGGCGGTTGGAACTGGGGGCACAATTTTGGCGACGCGGGATGGCGGGTCGAGTTGGTCGGTCCAGTCTTCCGGAACCGAGGAGGACTTCAAAGGTGTTGCCTTCTTCGATGCTAGTCGCGGTTGGGCGGTTGGTATGAACGGCACCATCACGGCTACACAGGATGGCGGCGCGAGGTGGTCCGCTCAAGCCTCGGGCACCCGCAACCCGTTCTCCTCGGTGGCTTTTGCCGATGCCAAACGCGTTTGGGCGGTCGCGAGCGACGGCACGATAGTGGCGACGCAGGACGGCGGGGCGAGGTGGTCGGTTCAGATCTCGTGGGCCCAGAGTCATTTCTCCTCAGTGGCCTTTTCCGATGCCAAACGCGGTTGGGCGGTTGGTAGCAACGGCACCATCTTTGCGACGCAGGATGGTGGGTCCAGTTGGTCGGCTCAGCCGTCGGTGACGGAAGCGTGGCTCAACGCAGTGGCCTTTGCCGATGCTAAACATGGTTGGGCGGCGGGTAGCAACGGAACGATTTTGGCAACGAGGGATGGCGGGTCGAATTGGTTGGTTCAGGCGACAGGAACTGATCAGGAGATCAACGGATTGGCATTTACCAATGCCGAACATGCCTGGGCAGTCGGTCGTGAGGGCACCATTGTGGCGACGCGGAATGGTGGGGCGAGTTGGTCGGCTCAAGATTCGGGGACCAAAGCGTGGCTCAATGGATTGGCCTTTGCCGATGATCAGCGGGGCTGGGCGGTCGGAGTTGAGGGCACGATCGTGGCGACGCAGGACGGTGGCTCGAGTTGGTTGATTCAGGACTCGGGCATCGCTGCTGATCTCAATGCGGTGGCCTTTGTCGATGCCGAACGTGGGTGGGCAGTTGGCAGCAACGGCACGATTGTGGCGACGCAGGATGGCGGTTCGAGTTGGTTGGTTCAGCCTTCCGGTACCCAAGACTTGCTCTTTTCTGTGGCCTTTGCCGATGCCGAACGTGGGTGGGCAGTTGGAAGCATCGGCACGATCTTGGCGACGCAGGATGGCGGGTCCAGTTGGTCGGCTCAGCCGTCAGTGACGGAAGTGTGGCTCAAAGCAGTGACCTTTGCCGATGCTAAACATGGTTGGGCGGCGGGTAGCAACGGAACGATTTTGGCGACGAAGGATGGCGGGACGAGCTGGTTGGATCCAGCTTCCGGCACCGACTCGTTGATCTACGAGGTAGCCTTTGCCGATGCCGAACGCGGCTGGGCGGTTGGTGAAGCAGGCACAATCTTGGCAACACTCGACGGCGGGGCGAGTTGGTCGGTTCAGACCTCGGGGACCACTGCTATTCTCAACGGATTGACCTTTGTCGATGCCAAACGAGGTTGGGCAGTCGGTCGCAACGGTGTGATCGTGGCGACACAGAATGGCGGATCGAGTTGGTCTGCTCAGGCTTCGGGGACCGACGAGTGGCTCACTGATGTGGCTTTTACGGATCGCGACCGGGGATGGGCGGTTGGTTTAGCAGGCACAATCTTGGCAACACTGGACGGCGGGGCGAGTTGGTCGGTTCAGACCTCGGGGACCACTGCTGTTCTCAGCGGATTGACCTTTGTCGATGCCAAACGAGGTTGGGCAGTCGGCCGCAACGGTGTGATCCTGGCGACGCAGGATGGCGGTTCGAGTTGGTCGGATCAGTCCTCGGAGACCGAAGAGTGGCTCACTGATGTGACATTTGCGAATACCGAACGGGGATGGGCGATTGGAGACAAGGGCACGATCTTGGTGACGCGGGACGGGGGGGCGAGTTGGTCGTTAAAGAATTCGGGAACTGACGCAGACCTCATTGCAGTGGCCTTTGCAGACGCTGAACGCAGTTGGGTGGTTGGTCGCGGGGGCACGATAGTGGCGACCCGGGATGGGGGGGCGAGTTGGTCGGTACAGAACTCGGGAACTGACGCGACGCTCACCGCGGTGGCCTTTGTCGATGCCGAACGCGGCTGGGCGGTTGGTCCCTACACGATGATCAAGAGCACGGATGGCGGCGCGTCTTGGTCTGCCATCTCACCAATGCGCTCAACGCCGCCGAGTGCCACTTATTGGCTGCTGGCCGTATCGGCTCTGATGCTGATCATTGCAATAAGTCTCAGCCTTGTGCCACAGCGCGATGAACGCGGTGGCGAAGTCGCGTCAGATGCAGCCATCGCCAAGCCCGATCAAGACCGCCTTCAGGCGCAACGCCACGCGGAGCGCCTCGCGGCGTTTTTCAACCACGCGGGCACGAACCCGCCGCTGACGCTCGCAATTAGCGGGCCATGGGGATCCGGCAAGTCCTCCCTGATGAATCTTCTAGCGAACGAAATGCGCCGAGATGGATTTCGCCCTATTTGGATCAACCTCTGGCATCAGCAGGATGAGGCGCAGCTTTACACGAATCTTGTGCGCGCGATTCGACGTGACGGCGTGCCACCTTGGTGGTGTTCCAGCGGTTTCTTGCTTCGCACGACGCTTGCAGTAAGACGGCTCGGAACTTGGGCGGCATTGCTGGCTTTGGCACTAGCGATCCTTGTTGTCAGCCTTTATCCGCTGCGTTTGTCATCAGGCGACTCCTGGTTCGCGCCGATCGTCGATTCCGGCAAACAGTTCTGGCGAGATTTCGAAACCGCGTCGGACGCCGGCAAGCGCCGTCGGTTTGTCGTCAACACGGATTGGCTGGATGGCCTGAGCAAGTTCCACGGGTTCGATCTGAATGCGGCAGAGACGTTATCCATCGACACCCGGCTCGCTTCAACAGAGCCTGCCGAAATTGCGGCAACCAACACGCCGGCGAACTCAGATCCACCATCCCAACACGAGGTCGTCCAGGCGTTGCTTCGCCCTGTGTGGGGACGTCAATTTCAGCAATTGGAAGACTTGTTGGCCGAATTGCACAAAGACTCACCGTGCAGCGCTCGGACCCGGCCTGACGCTGGGGTTGGCAAACAGTTGTCATGTGCCGAGTTTCATCAAGGTATCGACTGGCTGACGCGCGCGCAATCCTGCTGGACCGGAACAACTGCCTGCCCAGACCGCTATGACGCGTATCGACTAGAGGGCTGGCAGGCCGGTGTTGCCAGCCTTTCCCACCAGGGAGCAAAACTGTCCGCTGGATACGGACTGGAACTGTCGAGTGTTGTGGGCTTACTCGTGTTGATGCTGACGATTCTGCCGCAATTGAGGGCACTACCGGGTGACTCACGAACGTGGCTCGCACGACTCCGAAGCAGCTTTAGCGGCATGCCAGAAGGCGATCCAGGCCTGCGCCATCGATTTGCCCAAGGCCTCGCTGAGCTCGCCCGCCATATGCAACGGCGGCCGCTCCTGATCTTCTTCGATGACTTGGATCGCCTCGATGGCAAGCGCACATTAGAGTTCCTGGAATGCTTGAACTTCCTAAGTACCGATCACCGAGCCGGCTATTACATCGTCGGCATGGACTATGAGCGTGTCGTGCATACCCTCGCGCCCCAATTTGTAGAGGAAGTCAAGGCCAAGTACGGATCCGCAGACGCTGAAGCCCTCAGGGAAGCGCAAGTCCGGCACGCAAGGCGTTACCTGCAAAAGCTCATTCATGTGGTGTACGCCATGCCCTTGGCAAGTGCGGCGAAGGTGGTTGAAGAGGCCGCGCCCGCAGTTCAGTCAGCAGAACCCGGGACTTGGCGAGATCGCGTTGCGGTTGTTCGGAATTTGCTTTATCGACATCGGGGTCTATTGCGTCAGTGCTTTGAATGGGCTGGACCCTTGTTCCTAGCGACTTCAGTGGCGATTGTCTGGTGGACAAACCTCGATCGACACGAATATCAGGTGCGGCCAGAAACGCTAGCAGCCGAAGCGCCTGCCAAGCTGCAATCTGACGCAACGCCACCATCTATTGCTCCTCAGCAGACGCCCAATATGCAACCTGAAGCGCTACCTAGTCCGCCCGTTCAGCGCAGCGGCGGCTTCAACGTGCCGGACAGGTCGATCGACGCGCTCCCGATAACGCGATCCGTCTGGATGATTGCGGCGATTCCGTTTGCCCTATTTGGTTTGGCGCTGGTCTATTGGCTGAGCACCCAGAAGCTCAAGGATCCCGTCAACTTGCGGGAGGCTTATGGCAGGTGGTTTCGGTTGCTGCCCATCGAGACGCCACGCGATGCCAAGCGGCTTGCCAATGCCATTCGCGTTGAAGCAGGCCTATCGCGGGAATCACTGCTAAACCCTGATCCGACCATGGTTCAGAGGGATATTCAGCAGACCATCGAACTCGTCGCTTTGGCATCTCTGACGGTCCTGAAACGGCGAATGGGCGAACTCCGCTTTCGGTCTTGGGGGCCCAAGATTGCTGCAGCGGTGAAGGAGTCGGGTCTGACGATGGACACAGTGCGCGAGCAACTGGATGCGGGCACACGGGAAGCTGAAATCGACCGTGTGCTGCGTTACACCGGGCTGACCGAGAAACCCCGTCAACAATGA